One region of Mesobacillus boroniphilus genomic DNA includes:
- a CDS encoding cell division protein SepF yields the protein MSLKSKIKTFFFLEDEYDYNDEEMLEEETEPFKPNKQPVQQKQNVVSLQSVQKSSKVILMEPRMYAEAQDIADHLKNRRAVVVNLQRIEQDQARRIVDFLSGTVYAISGDIQRIGMNIFLCTPDNVEVTGNISELMQERDYQESRW from the coding sequence ATGAGCTTAAAATCAAAAATTAAGACATTTTTTTTCCTGGAAGATGAATATGACTATAATGATGAGGAAATGCTCGAGGAAGAAACTGAACCTTTCAAGCCCAACAAACAGCCTGTCCAGCAAAAGCAGAATGTGGTAAGCCTGCAGAGTGTACAAAAGTCTTCCAAGGTGATCCTGATGGAGCCAAGAATGTATGCAGAAGCACAGGATATTGCTGACCACTTAAAAAATCGCCGGGCAGTTGTTGTGAATCTGCAACGTATCGAACAGGATCAGGCAAGGCGTATTGTAGATTTCCTCAGTGGAACAGTGTATGCGATCAGCGGGGACATCCAGCGGATCGGCATGAATATCTTCTTATGTACCCCGGATAATGTGGAAGTCACAGGAAATATTTCTGAGCTTATGCAGGAGCGGGATTACCAAGAGTCGAGGTGGTAG
- the pgeF gene encoding peptidoglycan editing factor PgeF produces the protein MEPFILESKEYFRIKEWMERYPGLEVGFTTKNGGVSQQYAFSGLNFGFHVGDEQNAVCENRLLLADKISFPLSSWVGAEQTHDIRIAKIGKSDQGRGSASYDSSFSGTDGFLTDEQGILLTLCFADCVPLYFIEPETRLIGVAHAGWKGTVHGIAAEMVSSFQQNGAKIEKISAIIGPSICKKCYIVDERVVNLVKNILDGVDILPYNQVSEGQYSLDLKELNRQILLKAGVGDGNIHVTDYCTSCHNEHFYSHRRDKGNAGRMMAYIGWKEDSHP, from the coding sequence ATGGAGCCATTCATCCTAGAAAGTAAGGAATATTTTAGAATAAAAGAGTGGATGGAGCGTTATCCTGGACTTGAAGTTGGGTTCACGACCAAGAATGGTGGTGTGAGCCAGCAGTATGCTTTTTCGGGTTTGAACTTCGGTTTTCATGTTGGAGACGAGCAGAATGCTGTTTGCGAAAATCGTCTCCTGCTGGCCGATAAGATCTCATTTCCTCTTTCTAGCTGGGTTGGAGCGGAACAAACCCATGATATCCGTATTGCCAAGATCGGGAAGTCTGATCAAGGAAGAGGCTCTGCTTCTTATGATTCTTCTTTTTCAGGAACGGATGGGTTTTTGACAGATGAGCAAGGGATTTTGCTGACGCTTTGTTTTGCAGACTGTGTACCGCTTTATTTTATTGAACCGGAGACAAGATTAATCGGTGTCGCCCATGCTGGCTGGAAAGGCACTGTTCATGGCATTGCAGCCGAGATGGTCAGCAGCTTTCAGCAAAATGGGGCAAAAATAGAAAAAATTTCTGCCATTATTGGCCCATCAATATGCAAAAAATGTTATATTGTTGATGAGAGAGTCGTCAATTTAGTGAAAAATATACTAGATGGTGTCGATATATTACCATATAATCAAGTTAGTGAAGGTCAATATTCTCTCGATTTAAAGGAATTGAACCGTCAGATCCTGTTAAAAGCAGGTGTGGGAGACGGGAATATACATGTGACCGATTATTGCACTAGCTGCCATAATGAGCACTTCTATTCTCATAGACGGGATAAGGGTAATGCAGGCCGAATGATGGCTTATATTGGCTGGAAGGAGGATAGCCATCCATAA
- a CDS encoding YggT family protein, producing MELVIGLIAQLVGLYQWALIIYIFMSWFPNARETTIGQFLARICEPFLEPFRRIVPSIGMIDISPIVAFLVLRFAVSGLYQLAAWF from the coding sequence ATGGAATTAGTAATAGGTTTAATAGCTCAGTTAGTCGGTCTTTATCAGTGGGCCCTGATTATTTATATTTTCATGTCATGGTTCCCTAATGCCAGAGAAACGACAATCGGCCAATTTTTAGCACGTATTTGCGAACCTTTCCTGGAGCCTTTCCGCCGGATTGTTCCTTCGATCGGCATGATTGATATTTCACCAATCGTTGCATTCCTTGTATTGCGTTTTGCTGTCAGCGGATTGTATCAGCTGGCTGCTTGGTTTTAA
- a CDS encoding YggS family pyridoxal phosphate-dependent enzyme has translation MNVRENLEVIQSQIADACKKVGRNPEEVKIIAVTKYVSPERAQEAIDAGVIHLGENRDEGLLHKIGQIEDKPVWHFIGTLQTRKVKNIIGHVTYIHSLDRLSLAKEINKRSDSKVRCLIQVNASGEESKHGLRPDDVIGFVQELRQFPNIEISGLMTMAPFTEDEQLIRDCFMTMKRLQVDIQSLEYDYAPCNELSMGMSNDFQIAVEEGSTMVRIGTALVGNESEVQ, from the coding sequence ATGAATGTCAGAGAAAATCTGGAGGTTATCCAGAGTCAAATTGCAGATGCCTGTAAAAAAGTCGGACGCAATCCAGAAGAGGTCAAGATCATTGCGGTTACTAAATATGTTTCACCAGAGCGGGCCCAGGAAGCCATCGATGCTGGTGTCATCCATCTTGGTGAAAACCGGGATGAAGGACTGCTTCATAAAATTGGCCAAATAGAGGACAAGCCGGTCTGGCATTTTATCGGGACGCTGCAAACGAGAAAAGTCAAAAACATCATCGGGCATGTTACATATATTCATTCATTGGACAGGCTTTCACTTGCGAAGGAGATCAACAAGCGATCCGATTCAAAGGTGAGATGTCTTATCCAGGTCAATGCATCCGGCGAAGAAAGCAAGCATGGATTAAGACCGGATGATGTCATAGGTTTTGTACAAGAGCTGCGTCAGTTTCCTAATATTGAAATCAGCGGATTGATGACGATGGCTCCTTTTACGGAGGATGAGCAATTGATCAGGGATTGTTTCATGACAATGAAAAGGCTGCAAGTAGATATACAATCGCTTGAGTATGATTATGCACCATGTAATGAACTGTCAATGGGAATGTCAAATGATTTTCAAATAGCTGTTGAAGAAGGCTCAACAATGGTGCGTATTGGCACTGCCTTGGTAGGCAACGAATCGGAGGTGCAATAA
- a CDS encoding YlmC/YmxH family sporulation protein: MVKVTEFQVKDVVNVSDGKRLGNIEDFEINLNTGKIEAVVIGSSGKVLGFFGKEDEVVIPWRNILKIGEDVILVRYKDSGEYLEDKDSDE, translated from the coding sequence ATGGTTAAGGTGACTGAATTTCAAGTTAAAGATGTCGTGAATGTTTCGGATGGAAAAAGGCTTGGGAATATAGAGGATTTTGAGATCAATTTAAATACCGGTAAAATCGAAGCAGTTGTGATTGGAAGTTCAGGTAAGGTGCTTGGATTCTTCGGAAAGGAAGATGAGGTTGTGATTCCCTGGAGAAATATCCTGAAAATAGGCGAGGATGTCATATTAGTCCGGTATAAAGACAGCGGGGAATATCTCGAGGACAAGGACAGTGATGAGTAA